A portion of the Pedobacter cryoconitis genome contains these proteins:
- a CDS encoding SusC/RagA family TonB-linked outer membrane protein, with amino-acid sequence MERNLQKFFSALICVLLFTLYNSTKVFSQQKTVTGKVTDQSDGSPLPGVTIKVLGSAAGTTTNSNGEYALKAAENAVLVFSYIGYTEARLTFTGNPNLNAQLVSNNQKLDEVVVIGYGTTTKKDATGAVATVSAAQIKDLPVSSVDQKLKGQIPGVQISTTTGTPGGGTSIKIRGSGSIGAGDNPLFVVDGYPISNTSGQVSNPLNVINPNDIESITVLKDASSTAIYGSRGSNGVIVITTKQGLKGTPVVNISAYTGIQQVPQKGRPQMLNGTEFAQFRKDIIVDDFASRGLVATDADIPEAFRNPSQYGAGTNWYNEIIHNAPMHNLDASISGGSENTKYNFSLGYLNQEGTIRYTGFQRYAIRLNTETKLGKKLKIGLNLAPTNSVRDLNNFENEFVDVLSRSLWLSPLVPLTDANGNRTPYVSSPGMYAGPNPLNSLEYGGTRSKDFRGLGTAFAEYQILDGLKLRYSFNVDYTNSSSFVFNPSFGGGVNSPPPTVPNSSTNKSTSFNWLSEAVLTYDKSFGKDHRLNVVVGYSAQKERAESLYLFADNYPDDKIQTINAASMISSYNADIQKWSIISYLARANYSYKDKYLFTATVRTDGSSRFGSNKRYGTFPSAAFAWRASEEEFLKKSTWISDLKLRATYGLSGNYNIGNYTYITNIGSSNYVFGGQLSSGRVPTSLNNPNLTWEESSQLDAGIDLGILKNRLSFNLDYYKRITKGMLYNSEIPLSSGYSNAIINSGKIQNQGFEFGLTSKNLEGTFTWSTSANIAFNRNKVLALNENNDPIYSGRSGEGSYQHITQVGHPVGEFYGYILEGIYKDQADLNNSPKHVTSVVGAVKYKDVDGNGIIEPVKDFAVIGSPQPNFTWGLTNTFGYKGFDLNILLVGSQGGQILKTANQYLLNIDGIFNVDRKVLNRYRSPENPGDGITPTTNGSRVIYRDVNSSWVESASYMRIQNITFGYRFGERLLRASKVIKAARIYSSIQNLATFTKYSGANPEVSRNTISGNAVSSALVPGEDFTNYPLPRTFTLGLNLTF; translated from the coding sequence ATGGAGAGAAATTTACAAAAGTTCTTTTCTGCGCTGATTTGTGTACTGTTGTTTACGCTTTACAATAGTACAAAAGTCTTTTCTCAGCAGAAAACTGTGACCGGTAAAGTCACCGATCAAAGTGATGGCAGCCCGTTGCCGGGAGTAACGATCAAGGTGTTAGGTTCGGCTGCCGGAACCACTACCAATTCAAATGGAGAATATGCTTTAAAAGCTGCGGAAAATGCAGTACTTGTTTTTAGCTATATAGGTTATACAGAAGCCAGGCTAACTTTTACAGGTAATCCAAACCTGAATGCACAGCTTGTTTCTAACAATCAGAAATTAGATGAAGTAGTGGTGATTGGCTATGGAACAACGACTAAAAAAGATGCTACCGGTGCTGTAGCTACAGTTTCGGCAGCACAAATTAAAGATTTGCCTGTAAGTTCTGTAGATCAGAAATTGAAAGGGCAGATTCCCGGAGTACAGATCAGTACAACCACGGGAACTCCAGGAGGAGGTACGTCTATTAAAATCAGGGGATCGGGTTCTATCGGTGCGGGAGATAACCCTTTGTTTGTAGTAGACGGTTATCCGATTTCAAATACTTCCGGACAGGTTTCTAACCCTTTGAATGTGATTAATCCGAATGATATTGAATCAATTACTGTATTGAAAGATGCTTCTTCCACTGCTATTTATGGATCAAGGGGCTCTAATGGGGTAATTGTGATTACGACTAAACAAGGTTTAAAAGGAACCCCGGTCGTCAATATAAGCGCTTATACGGGTATTCAGCAAGTTCCTCAGAAAGGGAGGCCGCAAATGCTGAACGGAACTGAATTTGCCCAATTCAGAAAAGATATAATTGTAGATGATTTCGCCTCCAGAGGTTTGGTCGCTACAGATGCAGATATTCCTGAAGCTTTTCGTAATCCTTCACAGTACGGTGCCGGTACAAACTGGTACAATGAAATTATCCATAATGCGCCAATGCACAATCTGGATGCAAGTATTAGCGGAGGTTCTGAAAACACAAAATATAACTTCTCTCTAGGTTATCTGAATCAGGAAGGAACGATACGTTATACTGGATTTCAACGCTATGCAATCCGGTTAAATACAGAAACTAAGTTGGGTAAGAAATTAAAAATAGGACTTAACCTGGCACCCACTAATAGTGTGCGGGACCTGAATAATTTTGAAAATGAATTTGTAGATGTGTTAAGCAGAAGTCTGTGGTTAAGCCCATTGGTTCCTTTAACAGATGCGAATGGTAACCGGACACCTTATGTGAGCTCTCCGGGTATGTACGCTGGCCCTAATCCATTGAATAGTTTGGAATATGGAGGCACGAGATCGAAAGATTTCAGGGGGCTTGGAACTGCATTCGCTGAATATCAAATTCTGGATGGTCTGAAATTGAGATATAGTTTTAACGTAGATTATACAAATAGCTCTTCCTTTGTTTTTAACCCTTCTTTTGGTGGTGGCGTAAATTCTCCACCACCAACAGTGCCAAATTCTTCGACCAATAAATCAACAAGTTTTAACTGGTTATCTGAAGCAGTATTGACTTATGATAAATCCTTCGGTAAGGATCATCGCCTGAATGTCGTGGTCGGTTATAGTGCGCAAAAAGAGCGTGCAGAAAGTTTGTATTTGTTCGCTGATAACTATCCGGATGATAAAATACAGACAATCAATGCGGCTTCTATGATCAGCAGCTATAATGCTGATATACAAAAGTGGTCTATCATTTCTTATCTGGCGCGTGCTAATTATTCTTATAAAGATAAGTACCTGTTTACGGCTACAGTGCGTACAGATGGCTCGTCACGTTTTGGCAGCAATAAGAGATATGGAACATTCCCTTCGGCTGCTTTTGCATGGAGAGCATCAGAAGAGGAATTCCTGAAGAAATCAACTTGGATCAGCGATTTGAAATTGAGAGCAACTTATGGTTTGTCTGGTAATTACAACATTGGAAATTATACTTACATCACGAATATAGGTTCATCGAACTACGTGTTTGGTGGTCAGCTTTCCAGTGGTCGTGTTCCTACCTCTTTAAATAATCCAAACCTGACCTGGGAAGAGTCTTCACAGCTGGATGCGGGTATTGATTTAGGGATCTTAAAAAACCGTTTATCATTTAACCTGGATTACTATAAAAGGATAACTAAAGGGATGTTATATAACAGTGAGATCCCTTTATCATCTGGTTATTCAAATGCGATTATTAATTCTGGTAAAATTCAGAATCAAGGATTTGAATTTGGATTAACTTCTAAAAACCTGGAAGGTACATTCACCTGGAGTACCAGTGCTAACATCGCATTTAACAGAAATAAGGTATTGGCCTTAAATGAAAATAATGACCCGATTTACAGCGGCAGAAGTGGGGAAGGTTCTTACCAGCATATTACGCAGGTAGGGCATCCTGTAGGTGAATTTTACGGATATATCCTGGAAGGCATTTACAAAGATCAGGCAGATTTAAACAACTCACCTAAACATGTGACTTCTGTAGTGGGCGCTGTAAAATATAAAGATGTAGATGGCAATGGAATTATTGAGCCTGTGAAAGATTTCGCAGTGATCGGATCACCTCAACCTAATTTTACCTGGGGTTTGACCAATACATTTGGTTACAAAGGTTTTGACTTGAATATTTTATTAGTAGGTTCTCAAGGGGGACAGATTTTAAAAACAGCGAATCAGTATTTGCTGAATATTGACGGTATTTTCAATGTAGACAGAAAAGTGTTGAACAGGTATCGTTCACCAGAAAATCCGGGTGATGGAATTACGCCAACTACAAATGGATCAAGGGTGATTTATCGCGATGTGAATTCTTCGTGGGTAGAGAGCGCGAGTTATATGCGTATTCAGAATATAACTTTCGGTTATCGTTTTGGTGAAAGGTTGCTGCGTGCTTCAAAGGTCATTAAAGCCGCAAGAATTTATTCAAGCATTCAGAATCTGGCAACTTTCACCAAGTATAGCGGTGCGAACCCAGAAGTTAGCCGGAACACGATTTCAGGAAATGCGGTGAGCAGTGCATTGGTTCCGGGAGAGGATTTTACGAATTATCCGCTACCAAGGACTTTCACACTGGGGCTGAACTTAACATTTTAA
- a CDS encoding TIM barrel protein — MEIEKYQIDAHNQELETEHQRRFDFAAAENPQVENIISKLIQFQIGIPSWALGTGGTRFGRFSGGGEPRSLEEKIEDIGLIHQLNQSSGAVSLHIPWDKTEDYEGVKRLANHHGLRFDAMNSNTFQDQPGQAHSYKFGSLQHVNKAVRKQAIAHNIEVIRQGVAFGSDALTVWLADGSCFPGQLNFRKAFQNTLESLEEIYAALPEKWKLFVEYKAFEPNFYSTTVGDWGQSLLFANKLGPKAYTLVDLGHHLPNANIEQIVSLLLMEGKLGGFHFNDSKYGDDDLTAGSMKPYQLFLIFNELIEGMDAKGIDHATGLGWMIDASHNVKDPLEDLLQSVEAIMLAYTQALLVDKEALAVAQQENDTVKCQEILQYAFRTDARAIVQEARLRSGGAAKPLALYRTLKVREKLIAARGAKTIATGL; from the coding sequence ATGGAAATAGAAAAATATCAGATAGATGCGCACAACCAGGAGCTGGAAACTGAACATCAGCGCAGATTCGATTTTGCGGCAGCAGAAAATCCGCAAGTTGAAAATATAATTTCTAAGTTGATTCAATTCCAGATTGGGATTCCAAGCTGGGCACTCGGTACTGGCGGAACACGTTTTGGCCGCTTCTCTGGTGGTGGAGAACCGCGTAGTCTGGAAGAGAAAATAGAAGATATCGGGCTGATTCATCAATTGAATCAATCAAGTGGCGCAGTTTCATTGCATATCCCATGGGATAAAACAGAGGATTACGAAGGAGTTAAGAGATTGGCTAACCACCACGGGCTTCGTTTTGATGCCATGAACTCTAATACTTTTCAAGATCAGCCCGGACAGGCACATAGTTATAAATTCGGTTCCTTACAACATGTCAATAAAGCAGTACGCAAACAGGCTATTGCACACAATATTGAAGTGATCCGTCAAGGGGTTGCCTTTGGGTCGGATGCATTAACGGTCTGGCTGGCAGATGGTTCTTGTTTTCCCGGACAGTTGAATTTCAGAAAAGCCTTTCAGAATACCCTGGAAAGCCTGGAAGAAATTTATGCGGCTTTACCAGAAAAATGGAAGTTATTTGTAGAATATAAAGCTTTTGAACCCAACTTTTATTCGACTACAGTTGGAGATTGGGGACAGTCTCTTTTATTCGCTAATAAATTAGGCCCTAAGGCTTATACGCTAGTCGACTTGGGACATCACTTGCCGAATGCGAATATTGAACAGATTGTCTCTCTTTTACTCATGGAAGGCAAACTGGGTGGTTTTCATTTCAATGATTCAAAGTATGGAGATGATGATTTAACTGCCGGAAGTATGAAACCTTACCAGCTATTTCTTATTTTTAATGAACTGATAGAAGGTATGGATGCAAAAGGAATAGATCACGCAACAGGCTTAGGCTGGATGATTGATGCTTCGCACAATGTGAAAGATCCTTTGGAAGATTTGCTGCAATCTGTAGAAGCAATTATGCTGGCCTATACACAAGCTTTATTAGTGGATAAGGAAGCACTGGCTGTTGCGCAGCAGGAAAATGATACAGTGAAGTGCCAGGAAATTCTGCAATATGCTTTCCGGACAGATGCCAGGGCGATTGTACAGGAAGCAAGGTTAAGAAGCGGAGGCGCTGCTAAACCTTTAGCCTTATACCGCACCTTAAAAGTCAGAGAAAAGCTGATTGCAGCAAGGGGAGCGAAAACCATAGCTACAGGTTTATAA
- a CDS encoding RagB/SusD family nutrient uptake outer membrane protein produces MRNYTKYIIAGVLLISLSVSGCKKAFLDQTPEASLPGVNFYKTEADFKQAVSGAYSSISDMGRVNYWLFGEMRSDNTTYQYNPADRGSEQREFMDQFLIGATAEPLQVYWQQNYTGILRCNEILARIDGVTMSAEIKNQFTGEALFLRAFHYFNLVRQFGGVPLRLVPSQSPADARSKGRAAIEEVYTQIVTDLTAAAGKLPVKYTSIEAGRATQGAALALLAKLYMTQKKFAEALVPLRKVQQLGYSLVPVYKDIFLPANKNNSESVFEIQYLGAQPGLSSDFMYQFAPWNSGSVITGDPATSLNGSSGWNIPTQDMIDAYETGDLRKDASLAVGFTDAGGKFVNIPYVKKYNHGIIDRGRTNDNFPVIRYADVLLMIAECLNEQGFAAGGEQFTLLNQIRTRAGLPAKTTGNAIAALSVDSQQAFRTAILQERRVELAFENQRWYDLVRSGKAVEVMAAHGQYEIAHKPNIPSGSYILNANKLLLPIPQREVNLDNLTQNPQ; encoded by the coding sequence ATGAGAAATTATACAAAATATATCATAGCCGGGGTGCTGCTGATCAGTTTATCGGTATCGGGTTGTAAAAAGGCTTTTTTGGATCAAACGCCGGAAGCTTCTTTACCGGGCGTTAATTTTTACAAAACAGAGGCAGATTTTAAACAGGCCGTTAGTGGAGCTTATTCTTCTATAAGTGATATGGGAAGAGTAAATTATTGGCTGTTTGGTGAAATGAGATCTGATAATACAACTTATCAATATAATCCGGCAGACCGGGGTTCTGAACAGCGTGAATTTATGGATCAGTTTCTGATCGGGGCAACGGCTGAACCTTTGCAAGTTTACTGGCAGCAAAATTATACAGGTATTTTACGTTGCAATGAAATCCTGGCCAGAATAGACGGGGTAACGATGTCTGCAGAAATAAAGAATCAATTTACCGGAGAGGCTTTGTTTTTAAGAGCTTTCCATTATTTCAATTTGGTGAGACAGTTTGGTGGAGTGCCTTTAAGGCTGGTACCTAGTCAGTCTCCGGCAGATGCACGTTCTAAAGGGCGGGCTGCTATTGAGGAGGTGTATACACAAATTGTTACGGATTTGACTGCTGCGGCTGGTAAGTTGCCCGTTAAATATACAAGCATTGAGGCTGGAAGAGCCACACAGGGCGCAGCTCTAGCTTTATTGGCCAAATTATACATGACCCAAAAGAAATTTGCAGAGGCATTGGTCCCTTTGAGAAAAGTACAGCAATTGGGCTATAGTCTTGTCCCTGTGTACAAGGATATTTTTCTGCCTGCAAATAAAAACAACAGTGAATCTGTTTTTGAGATTCAGTATCTTGGCGCACAGCCAGGGTTGTCGAGTGATTTTATGTATCAGTTTGCACCCTGGAATTCTGGCAGTGTGATTACCGGAGATCCGGCGACTTCATTGAATGGGAGTAGTGGCTGGAATATTCCAACCCAGGATATGATCGATGCCTATGAAACTGGTGATTTACGCAAGGATGCTTCTTTAGCAGTAGGTTTTACAGATGCAGGAGGAAAGTTTGTGAATATTCCTTACGTTAAAAAATACAATCATGGGATTATTGACAGGGGACGTACGAATGATAATTTCCCGGTAATCAGGTATGCAGATGTATTGCTGATGATTGCCGAATGTTTAAATGAACAAGGATTTGCGGCGGGTGGAGAACAGTTTACTTTATTAAATCAAATCCGTACCAGGGCTGGATTGCCCGCAAAGACTACTGGAAATGCTATTGCGGCTTTAAGCGTGGATAGTCAGCAGGCTTTCAGAACTGCTATTCTACAAGAAAGAAGAGTCGAACTGGCTTTTGAGAATCAGCGGTGGTATGACCTGGTACGTTCGGGAAAAGCAGTGGAAGTAATGGCAGCGCATGGGCAGTATGAAATTGCGCATAAACCTAATATCCCTTCAGGCTCTTATATTTTAAATGCGAATAAACTCTTGTTACCGATCCCTCAAAGAGAGGTGAATCTGGATAATCTAACCCAAAACCCTCAATAA
- a CDS encoding FGGY-family carbohydrate kinase yields MSAIPVIVVFDVGKTNKKIFLFDEDYKIVFERSARFIETYDEDGDPCENLESLRLSVFDSLREILKRKEFEIKAINFSTYGASFVYIDAYGKPLAPLYNYLKAYPKELEAGFYETYGGQETVSAATASPVLGSLNSGMQFYRIKKEKPELYQQIRYALHLPQYLSYLVSGVEYSDLTSIGCHTLLWDFKRNDYHDWVKKEGLDQKLAPVVSADQVFPSEFPGNQYQVGIGLHDSSAALIPYLINFHEPFVLISTGTWCITMNPFNDSVLKPAELAQDCLCYLQYKGKPVKASRIFAGYEHEQQVKRIAAHFKQNIGRYRHMKYEANITDQLLKGMKERKELEVPLSKESAFSTRDLSSFPTDTVAYHQFILDLALQQRASSSLVMDAKKVRRIFVDGGFSKNTIYMNMLALLFPDVEVFAASMAQATAIGTALAVHQCWNRKPIPNDLIELKYYTTHTNHEL; encoded by the coding sequence ATGAGTGCAATTCCGGTCATTGTCGTTTTTGATGTTGGAAAGACTAATAAAAAGATTTTCCTCTTTGATGAAGACTATAAAATAGTATTTGAACGTTCGGCCCGTTTTATAGAAACGTATGATGAGGATGGTGATCCGTGTGAAAACCTGGAAAGTTTAAGACTTTCTGTTTTTGATTCTTTGCGTGAAATATTAAAGCGCAAGGAATTTGAAATTAAGGCAATTAACTTTTCTACTTATGGAGCCAGTTTTGTATATATTGATGCCTATGGAAAACCGCTTGCCCCATTGTATAATTATCTGAAAGCTTATCCTAAAGAATTGGAAGCTGGTTTTTATGAGACTTATGGTGGGCAGGAAACTGTTTCTGCAGCTACTGCATCCCCTGTTTTAGGAAGTCTTAATTCAGGAATGCAGTTCTATCGTATTAAAAAAGAAAAGCCAGAACTATATCAGCAAATCAGGTATGCGCTACATCTTCCTCAATACCTGAGTTATTTGGTTTCTGGTGTTGAATATTCAGACCTGACGAGTATCGGCTGTCACACACTGCTTTGGGATTTTAAACGGAATGACTACCATGATTGGGTGAAGAAAGAGGGGCTGGATCAGAAACTGGCGCCTGTAGTTTCGGCTGACCAAGTATTTCCTTCAGAATTTCCAGGTAACCAATATCAGGTAGGAATTGGGTTGCATGATAGTTCTGCGGCATTAATTCCCTATCTGATTAATTTTCATGAACCGTTTGTCCTGATTTCTACCGGAACCTGGTGTATTACAATGAATCCATTTAACGACTCGGTACTTAAACCTGCAGAGCTGGCACAGGATTGTCTTTGTTATTTGCAATATAAAGGTAAACCTGTCAAAGCTTCCCGAATTTTTGCAGGTTATGAGCATGAACAGCAGGTGAAACGGATTGCGGCCCATTTTAAACAAAATATTGGCCGTTACCGGCATATGAAATATGAGGCAAATATTACTGATCAGTTGCTGAAGGGGATGAAAGAAAGGAAAGAGCTGGAAGTTCCGCTAAGCAAAGAGTCTGCGTTTTCTACACGTGACCTCTCTTCTTTCCCAACTGATACCGTTGCTTACCACCAGTTTATTCTGGATCTTGCTTTGCAACAAAGGGCATCCTCCAGCTTAGTGATGGATGCGAAAAAAGTAAGAAGGATTTTTGTTGATGGTGGTTTTAGCAAGAATACAATCTATATGAATATGTTAGCGCTATTGTTTCCTGATGTAGAAGTTTTCGCTGCCTCTATGGCACAGGCTACAGCCATTGGAACAGCGCTGGCGGTACATCAATGCTGGAATAGAAAACCGATTCCGAATGATTTAATTGAATTAAAATATTATACAACACATACGAACCACGAATTATGA
- a CDS encoding alpha-L-rhamnosidase has protein sequence MKFYQKISISSSLFLIFGFSPLAFGSAKFIAGSFVAPFTPEIVSPGGLQCEHLVNPMGIDAPKPRLSWLLSDTCQGARQTAYRVMVGTDSSALLQQKKIVWNTGKVNSSAALLLYNGDVLKPFTKYFWQVEVWDKDGKPGTARIASFETGMVKMSNWKGTWISDRNEVNTLPAPYFRKVFESPKKIKSARAYIAAAGLYELYLNGKKVGNHRLDPMYTRFDRRNLYVSYDVTANLQAGKNAIGVLLGNGWYNHQSLAVWNFDKAPWRARPAFCLDLRITYQDGSEETVTSDGSWKTHSGPLVFNSIYTAEHYDARLEQPGWNKVDFDASKWGEVTLRAAPSKNIVSQAMHPIRSIETIPAISVKKFNDTTYVFDLGRNIAGVSKIKVKGQSGTVIQIKHGERLYPDGRLDLSNIDVYHRPADKKDPFQTDILILNGKGEEEFMARFNYKGFQYVEVVSSKPVTLTKESITGYFMHSDVPVAGQISSSNPLIDKLWWATNNSYLSNLYGYPTDCPQREKNGWTGDGHFAVETGLYNFDGITVYEKWLADHRDEQQPNGVLPDIIPTGGWGYGTANGTDWTSTIAIIPWDIYQFYGDSKLLAACYDNIKSYVNYVTQISPSGLTSYGRGDWVPVKSSSPLEYTSSVYYYVDATILAKTAKLFGKTEDAQFYSALADKIKKAINDKYLNQSTGIYGSGLQTELSVALQWGIVPAALQDKVASNLAKRVAADGMHLDVGVLGAKAILNALSDHGQAETAYKLAAQDTYPSWGWWIVNGATTLYENWNIKAERDISLNHMMFGEIGGWFFKGLGGIKVDEKQPGFKNVILAPNFVTGLTHFEASHDGPYGKIISSWKRKGEAVIYDVTIPANSTSTISFPIAGNKAVYYNGKKISQVYETGSGKYQFEIR, from the coding sequence ATGAAGTTTTACCAGAAAATAAGTATTAGCTCTTCCCTGTTTTTGATTTTTGGTTTTAGTCCTCTTGCTTTTGGAAGTGCCAAATTCATTGCAGGTAGTTTTGTGGCTCCTTTTACTCCTGAAATTGTATCGCCCGGTGGCTTACAATGTGAACATTTGGTAAATCCGATGGGCATTGATGCACCAAAACCAAGGCTTTCCTGGTTGCTTTCTGATACGTGCCAGGGAGCCAGGCAAACTGCTTACCGGGTTATGGTCGGGACAGATTCATCGGCTTTACTTCAGCAGAAAAAGATTGTATGGAACACAGGAAAGGTTAATTCTTCTGCCGCTTTACTTCTTTATAATGGGGATGTGTTAAAACCATTTACCAAATATTTCTGGCAGGTAGAAGTTTGGGATAAAGATGGAAAACCAGGAACCGCCAGGATTGCCAGTTTTGAAACTGGAATGGTAAAAATGTCCAATTGGAAAGGTACCTGGATCAGTGACCGGAATGAGGTGAATACCTTACCTGCGCCATATTTCAGAAAGGTATTTGAAAGCCCGAAAAAGATAAAATCTGCCAGAGCTTATATCGCAGCAGCGGGTTTATATGAACTTTATCTGAACGGTAAAAAAGTTGGTAATCATCGTCTTGACCCAATGTATACCCGTTTTGACAGAAGGAATTTATATGTAAGTTACGATGTAACCGCCAATTTGCAGGCCGGTAAAAATGCAATTGGTGTTTTACTTGGAAATGGATGGTATAATCACCAGTCTTTAGCGGTGTGGAATTTTGATAAAGCACCTTGGCGGGCAAGGCCAGCATTTTGCCTGGATTTACGGATTACTTATCAGGATGGGTCTGAAGAAACGGTTACTTCTGATGGCAGCTGGAAAACACATAGCGGGCCGCTGGTTTTTAACAGCATTTATACTGCTGAACATTATGATGCGCGTCTGGAACAACCCGGATGGAATAAGGTAGATTTTGACGCCAGTAAATGGGGAGAGGTTACCTTGCGTGCAGCACCATCAAAGAATATAGTCAGCCAGGCTATGCACCCTATCCGCAGTATTGAAACTATTCCGGCGATATCGGTAAAGAAATTTAACGATACAACTTATGTTTTTGACCTGGGCAGAAATATTGCAGGGGTCAGCAAGATTAAAGTAAAAGGGCAAAGCGGGACAGTCATACAAATCAAACATGGGGAAAGACTGTATCCGGATGGTCGCCTTGATCTCTCCAATATTGATGTTTATCATCGCCCGGCAGATAAAAAAGATCCTTTTCAAACAGATATTTTGATATTGAATGGAAAAGGGGAGGAGGAGTTTATGGCCAGGTTTAACTACAAAGGATTTCAATACGTGGAGGTCGTGAGCAGTAAGCCTGTAACGTTAACTAAAGAAAGTATTACCGGATATTTTATGCATAGTGATGTTCCGGTAGCTGGTCAGATCAGTTCTTCTAATCCTTTGATTGATAAATTATGGTGGGCAACAAATAATTCATACTTATCAAATTTATATGGTTACCCTACGGATTGTCCGCAGCGGGAAAAGAATGGCTGGACCGGGGATGGACATTTCGCTGTAGAAACAGGTTTGTATAATTTTGACGGGATCACTGTTTATGAAAAATGGCTTGCTGACCACCGGGATGAGCAGCAGCCCAATGGGGTATTGCCTGATATCATTCCTACTGGTGGCTGGGGTTATGGTACTGCAAACGGAACGGACTGGACGAGTACAATTGCTATTATTCCGTGGGATATTTACCAGTTTTACGGAGATTCTAAATTATTAGCAGCTTGTTATGACAATATCAAGAGCTATGTAAATTATGTTACTCAGATCAGTCCTTCTGGATTAACGAGTTATGGCAGAGGGGACTGGGTTCCTGTCAAGTCTTCTTCGCCACTAGAATATACTTCTTCAGTTTATTATTATGTAGATGCGACTATTCTGGCTAAAACAGCAAAGTTGTTTGGCAAAACCGAGGATGCTCAGTTTTATAGTGCGCTGGCTGATAAAATTAAGAAAGCAATCAATGACAAATATCTGAACCAATCGACTGGGATTTATGGTAGTGGTTTGCAAACAGAATTAAGTGTTGCATTACAGTGGGGCATCGTTCCTGCAGCGCTTCAGGATAAAGTGGCTTCCAATCTGGCAAAAAGAGTAGCAGCAGATGGGATGCACCTGGATGTTGGGGTCTTAGGAGCTAAAGCAATTTTGAATGCATTAAGTGATCATGGGCAGGCAGAAACTGCTTATAAACTGGCGGCTCAGGATACTTATCCTTCCTGGGGTTGGTGGATTGTAAATGGGGCAACGACACTTTATGAGAATTGGAATATTAAAGCAGAACGTGATATTTCTTTGAACCATATGATGTTTGGAGAGATCGGTGGCTGGTTTTTCAAAGGATTGGGAGGAATTAAAGTTGATGAGAAACAGCCTGGATTTAAAAATGTAATTCTGGCGCCAAATTTTGTTACAGGGTTAACGCATTTTGAAGCGAGCCATGATGGACCGTATGGGAAAATCATTTCTTCGTGGAAAAGAAAAGGGGAAGCAGTTATATATGACGTGACCATTCCTGCAAATAGCACTTCAACGATTTCTTTTCCAATAGCAGGAAATAAGGCTGTTTATTATAATGGCAAAAAGATCAGCCAAGTTTATGAAACCGGATCTGGTAAATATCAGTTCGAAATCCGGTAA